In a genomic window of Allomeiothermus silvanus DSM 9946:
- a CDS encoding trimeric intracellular cation channel family protein yields the protein MEGALHTFGPTLVDILAWVGTLTFAVSGALIAVEKRFDLVGIIVLAGVTAVGGGSIRDIVVGSLPPQVFRNEPILWAILGVSLLVWWISRQLEPGRLNPYLERPIYYLDTLGLGLFAALGAERGLAFGLGFWGTVFAGTISGVGGGILRDVLAGEVPGILYRNRDLYASAAAGGAIAVFLLYPLSPDLALLIGALTTIALRLSSRWLGLRLPTPR from the coding sequence ATGGAAGGCGCTCTGCACACCTTCGGCCCCACCTTGGTGGACATTCTGGCCTGGGTCGGCACGCTGACCTTCGCGGTGAGCGGTGCCCTGATAGCGGTGGAGAAGCGCTTTGATCTGGTGGGGATCATCGTCCTGGCTGGGGTGACGGCAGTCGGTGGGGGTTCGATCCGGGATATCGTGGTGGGCTCCCTGCCGCCGCAGGTGTTCCGCAACGAACCGATTCTGTGGGCTATTTTGGGGGTCTCGCTGCTGGTCTGGTGGATCTCGAGACAGCTAGAACCGGGCCGCTTGAACCCCTACCTCGAGCGCCCCATCTACTACCTCGATACCCTGGGGCTGGGCCTTTTCGCCGCCCTGGGAGCTGAGCGCGGTCTGGCCTTCGGGCTGGGGTTCTGGGGAACGGTGTTTGCCGGGACTATCTCGGGGGTCGGTGGGGGCATCCTGCGCGATGTGCTGGCCGGGGAGGTTCCGGGCATCCTCTACCGTAACCGCGACCTATACGCCTCGGCAGCGGCTGGGGGCGCCATCGCTGTATTTCTCCTCTACCCCCTCTCCCCCGACCTGGCTTTGCTGATTGGAGCCCTCACAACCATCGCCCTGAGGCTCTCAAGCCGCTGGCTGGGTCTGCGCCTGCCTACCCCGAGATGA
- the ispF gene encoding 2-C-methyl-D-erythritol 2,4-cyclodiphosphate synthase, with product MGNDPTTLLPTSLRIGYGEDSHPLEAGRELWLGGLRIDSERGAVAHSDGDVLLHALSDALLSAFALGDIGSLFPDTDPQWRGLASRVILGAVLEQVRAQGYRAAQVSAVVMLDRPKLAPHRSAIQQNLARLLELPQDRVGITCKTSEKLAPDHVQCRVLVLLEPQSL from the coding sequence ATGGGAAACGACCCTACAACCCTACTGCCTACCTCCCTTCGGATCGGTTACGGGGAAGACTCGCATCCATTGGAAGCAGGCCGCGAACTCTGGCTAGGGGGTCTCAGGATCGACAGCGAGCGTGGGGCAGTAGCCCACTCTGATGGCGACGTGCTGCTCCACGCTCTCTCTGACGCCCTGCTCTCGGCTTTTGCCTTGGGGGACATCGGTAGCCTCTTCCCCGATACCGACCCTCAGTGGAGAGGCTTGGCAAGCCGGGTGATCCTGGGAGCGGTGCTCGAACAAGTCCGGGCACAGGGCTACCGAGCCGCCCAGGTGAGCGCAGTAGTGATGCTCGATCGGCCCAAACTAGCACCCCACCGCTCAGCGATCCAGCAAAACCTGGCGCGGCTGCTCGAGTTACCCCAAGACCGGGTGGGGATCACTTGCAAGACCTCGGAAAAACTCGCTCCCGACCACGTCCAGTGCCGGGTGTTGGTGCTGCTCGAGCCCCAAAGCCTCTAG
- a CDS encoding HD domain-containing protein: MAIYMTYPDALNLMQSWTTSESLQRHMLAVAAAMRAYARKYGEDEEKWAMTGILHDFDYEKAPETHPYKGVEMLREMGYPEDVLDAIMGHADDPQYPRKTRMAQALYAVDELTGLITAAVYVRPDKSIYGLELPSLQKKFKDKAFAARVDRQGIIQGAEELGVPLEEHLQFVLEAMKAEAEVLGLVGSLRGESREG, translated from the coding sequence ATGGCGATCTACATGACCTACCCGGATGCCCTCAACCTGATGCAAAGCTGGACTACCTCAGAGAGCTTGCAGCGGCACATGTTGGCGGTTGCAGCGGCCATGCGGGCGTATGCCCGTAAATACGGTGAGGACGAGGAGAAGTGGGCGATGACCGGAATCCTCCACGACTTCGACTACGAAAAAGCACCCGAGACCCACCCCTACAAAGGGGTGGAGATGCTGCGCGAGATGGGCTACCCCGAGGACGTGCTGGACGCCATCATGGGTCATGCCGACGACCCCCAGTACCCCCGCAAAACCCGGATGGCCCAAGCTTTGTACGCGGTGGATGAGCTGACCGGGCTCATCACGGCGGCGGTGTACGTGCGGCCCGACAAGAGCATCTACGGCCTCGAGCTTCCCAGCTTACAAAAGAAGTTCAAAGACAAGGCCTTCGCGGCCCGGGTGGACCGCCAAGGGATCATCCAAGGAGCCGAGGAGTTGGGGGTTCCCCTGGAGGAACATCTACAGTTCGTGCTCGAGGCAATGAAGGCCGAAGCCGAGGTGCTGGGATTAGTGGGGTCGCTGCGCGGGGAGAGCCGGGAGGGATGA
- a CDS encoding FUN14 domain-containing protein, which produces MDVDWIQPYIGQLTFGGIAGFATGYALKKIGKIVAIAFGLIFIVVQVLAQMGYVSVDWTRVQRDVEPLLKEEQVRSAWDQLVAVLTRNLPFGGAFVAGLVIGLRRG; this is translated from the coding sequence ATGGATGTGGACTGGATACAGCCTTACATTGGCCAACTTACCTTCGGCGGGATCGCCGGGTTTGCCACCGGCTACGCCCTGAAAAAGATCGGGAAGATCGTCGCTATCGCCTTCGGCTTGATCTTTATCGTGGTGCAGGTGCTGGCTCAGATGGGCTATGTCAGTGTGGACTGGACCCGGGTGCAACGGGATGTGGAGCCCTTGCTCAAAGAAGAGCAGGTGCGCAGCGCCTGGGATCAACTGGTGGCCGTACTAACCCGTAATCTACCGTTTGGCGGTGCGTTCGTGGCCGGGCTGGTAATTGGGTTACGGCGGGGTTAG
- a CDS encoding 5-formyltetrahydrofolate cyclo-ligase, which yields MTQGELREYVWNTLHSRRAAAYPTPPHGHHPNFVGASRAAEKLMALEVFLKAETILAGPDQVLKPLREAILKSGKRLIMPHPDKAHTFLLLERLSPQVLKRVRDVAYHGKPIELHDTPIDLVLVGSVAVDKQFGWIGKGYGFPSKHLEAAAPWATLAHPMMLMEELYAEPERRIDVIATPLEVFVR from the coding sequence ATGACCCAAGGCGAACTGCGCGAATACGTCTGGAACACCCTCCACTCTCGTCGGGCAGCCGCCTACCCGACCCCGCCGCATGGTCACCACCCCAACTTTGTAGGGGCTAGCCGGGCCGCGGAAAAATTGATGGCGCTGGAAGTTTTCCTCAAGGCCGAAACCATCCTGGCCGGGCCGGACCAGGTTTTAAAACCCCTGCGCGAGGCGATCCTAAAATCGGGGAAACGCCTCATCATGCCCCACCCCGACAAAGCCCACACGTTTTTGCTGCTCGAGCGCCTTTCCCCCCAAGTGCTAAAACGGGTACGCGACGTGGCCTACCACGGCAAGCCAATCGAGCTGCACGATACACCGATAGACCTGGTGCTGGTAGGCTCGGTAGCGGTGGATAAACAGTTTGGCTGGATCGGCAAGGGATATGGCTTTCCCTCCAAGCACCTCGAGGCCGCCGCTCCCTGGGCAACCCTGGCCCACCCTATGATGCTGATGGAAGAACTCTACGCCGAGCCCGAGCGCAGAATAGATGTGATCGCCACACCGCTCGAGGTATTCGTCCGCTAA
- a CDS encoding inorganic phosphate transporter — protein MPTELLVLILIVALALAFDFINGFHDTANAVATSIATRALAPLQAVLLAAAFNVLGALSGTAVAKTVGKGIIPPELATHTLVIAALLSAIVWNLITWRYGIPSSSSHALIFSIVGAGIAESGIHAIKWGDGVAKALQGLVFSPFFGFLGAMLLLTLLLWLVANRRPSWVNRFFLRAQVVSAAYMAFSHGSNDAQKTMGIITLALATYYGWSGEQFQVPLWVILSAALAMGIGTAAGGWRIIKTIGFQAVALRPIDGFAAEVAGATVIETASRLGIPLSTTHTISSAILGAGATQRLSSVRWTIAGRIVTAWIVTIPACIALSWLIYTLLHLLTGSR, from the coding sequence ATGCCTACCGAACTGCTTGTACTCATCCTGATCGTGGCCCTGGCCTTGGCCTTTGATTTCATCAACGGCTTTCACGACACCGCCAACGCGGTCGCTACCTCCATCGCTACGCGGGCCCTGGCCCCCTTACAGGCGGTTTTGCTGGCAGCGGCCTTCAACGTGCTCGGGGCCCTCTCCGGCACAGCAGTCGCCAAGACCGTGGGTAAGGGGATCATCCCCCCCGAACTGGCCACCCATACCCTGGTGATCGCGGCCCTCCTTTCGGCCATCGTATGGAACCTCATCACTTGGCGCTATGGCATCCCCTCGAGTTCTTCCCACGCGCTGATCTTCTCCATCGTGGGGGCAGGGATCGCCGAGAGTGGAATCCACGCGATCAAGTGGGGTGATGGCGTGGCTAAAGCCCTACAAGGGCTGGTGTTCTCCCCTTTTTTCGGCTTTTTGGGGGCGATGCTGCTGCTGACCCTGCTGCTATGGCTGGTAGCGAACCGGCGACCCTCCTGGGTCAACCGCTTCTTTCTGCGCGCTCAAGTAGTATCGGCAGCCTATATGGCTTTCAGTCATGGCTCCAACGACGCCCAGAAGACCATGGGCATCATAACCTTGGCCCTCGCCACCTACTACGGCTGGAGCGGTGAACAGTTCCAGGTTCCCCTATGGGTGATCCTCTCGGCAGCTTTGGCGATGGGCATCGGCACTGCCGCCGGGGGGTGGCGGATTATCAAGACCATCGGTTTCCAGGCAGTAGCGCTCAGACCCATCGATGGTTTCGCTGCTGAGGTGGCTGGGGCTACCGTGATCGAAACCGCTAGCCGCTTGGGGATCCCCCTCTCCACCACCCACACCATCTCCTCGGCCATCCTGGGAGCAGGAGCTACGCAGCGGCTCTCGTCAGTGCGCTGGACCATCGCCGGGCGCATCGTGACGGCCTGGATCGTGACCATACCCGCCTGTATCGCTTTGAGCTGGCTGATCTACACCTTGTTGCACCTGCTCACAGGAAGCCGCTAG
- a CDS encoding DUF47 domain-containing protein, with amino-acid sequence MLNRFLPRNERFFDYFAQAAQVADQTAQALLELVEHFSDVERKVRAIRDLEHRGDEISRQVSQALTQTFVTPIDREDIIELSGRLDDFIDTLEEAARRMWLYRIEKPTPLTRQMAQVIARQARLLAESIPLLEGFKRNDELLAKIRQVEELEDEGDALMDQASSGLFDQVKEVRELVAAIRWGELYQYLEDATDRAQDVARSLKNIVLKHA; translated from the coding sequence ATGCTAAACCGATTCCTCCCCAGGAACGAGCGCTTCTTCGACTATTTCGCCCAGGCTGCCCAGGTGGCCGATCAGACGGCCCAGGCCTTGCTCGAGTTGGTCGAGCACTTCAGCGATGTAGAACGCAAGGTGCGTGCAATCCGTGATCTCGAGCACCGTGGCGACGAGATCTCCCGACAAGTATCCCAGGCCCTTACCCAGACCTTCGTTACCCCCATTGACCGCGAGGACATCATAGAGCTTTCCGGGCGACTCGATGATTTTATTGACACCCTCGAGGAAGCAGCCCGGCGAATGTGGCTTTACCGGATCGAAAAACCCACCCCCCTGACCCGTCAGATGGCCCAGGTCATCGCCCGGCAGGCCCGGCTACTGGCCGAGTCCATCCCGCTGTTGGAGGGTTTCAAGCGTAACGACGAGTTGCTGGCTAAAATCCGCCAGGTGGAAGAGCTCGAGGACGAAGGCGACGCTCTGATGGATCAGGCCTCCAGCGGCCTCTTCGACCAGGTAAAGGAGGTGCGCGAACTGGTGGCGGCAATCCGCTGGGGAGAGCTTTACCAGTACCTCGAGGACGCTACCGACCGTGCCCAAGACGTGGCCCGTAGCCTGAAGAACATCGTGCTCAAACACGCCTAG
- a CDS encoding acyl-CoA dehydrogenase family protein gives MAVLTNDQKMVLDLVRQVSREVLWEKAPQYDKSGEYPWPQLRILAELGLLGMTTPEEWGGAGLDSVTWVLAMEEIAAADPSVAVILSVTSGLPQYMLGKFGSLEQKKKYLVPLAKGEWIGAFCLTEPHAGSNPASMKTTAKRVPGGWQLDGVKSWITSGGQAHLYVVMARGEAGICSFLVEKDTPGLSFGRPEEKMGLHAAHTTETRFDGVFVPEENLLGVEGEGLAQALAGLDSGRLGIAAQAVGMARAAFELAKQYADERTQFGQRIREFQGVSFKLAEMHTKIAAARALTLEAAAKKDRGERFTLEASSAKLFASETAVDVTRQAVQVLGGYGYHRDYRVERYYRDAKVTEIYEGTSEIQKMVIARELYR, from the coding sequence GTGGCGGTCTTGACCAACGACCAGAAAATGGTCCTGGACCTGGTGCGGCAGGTCTCCCGCGAAGTGTTGTGGGAGAAAGCCCCACAGTACGACAAGTCGGGGGAGTATCCCTGGCCGCAGCTTAGGATACTAGCCGAACTCGGGCTGCTAGGCATGACCACTCCAGAGGAGTGGGGTGGGGCAGGCCTCGACAGCGTGACTTGGGTACTGGCGATGGAAGAAATCGCCGCCGCCGACCCCAGCGTGGCGGTTATCCTCTCGGTGACGAGCGGCCTACCTCAATACATGCTGGGTAAGTTCGGCTCGCTGGAGCAGAAGAAAAAGTATCTGGTGCCGCTGGCCAAAGGCGAATGGATTGGGGCTTTCTGCCTTACCGAACCCCACGCGGGCAGCAACCCGGCCTCGATGAAAACCACGGCTAAGCGGGTGCCCGGGGGTTGGCAGCTTGACGGGGTAAAAAGCTGGATCACCTCCGGTGGCCAGGCCCACCTCTACGTGGTGATGGCTCGAGGCGAGGCCGGGATCTGTAGCTTTTTAGTGGAGAAAGACACCCCCGGGCTCAGTTTTGGCCGCCCCGAGGAAAAGATGGGCCTTCACGCCGCCCACACTACCGAAACCCGTTTCGATGGGGTGTTCGTCCCGGAGGAAAACCTCCTGGGAGTAGAGGGCGAGGGCTTAGCCCAGGCTCTAGCAGGCTTAGACTCCGGGCGGTTGGGTATTGCCGCACAGGCCGTAGGAATGGCCCGAGCCGCTTTCGAACTGGCCAAGCAGTACGCCGATGAGCGAACCCAATTCGGGCAGCGCATCCGCGAGTTCCAAGGGGTGAGCTTCAAGCTGGCTGAGATGCACACCAAAATTGCTGCGGCGCGGGCCCTTACCCTCGAGGCCGCCGCCAAAAAAGACCGCGGCGAGCGCTTCACGCTGGAGGCCTCCTCTGCCAAACTCTTCGCCTCCGAAACCGCCGTGGACGTGACCCGGCAGGCCGTGCAGGTCTTAGGGGGCTATGGCTACCACCGCGACTACCGGGTCGAACGCTATTACCGTGACGCCAAAGTCACCGAGATCTACGAGGGGACCAGCGAGATCCAGAAGATGGTGATCGCGCGGGAATTGTACCGGTAA
- a CDS encoding DUF5602 domain-containing protein, whose protein sequence is MKRWISVIAAVAALSIGAVLAQNVMKAPPMAPYVNVSEALKGALPNFIPGLGTLYVDAKNLPEGPFLAYDKSGRLVKVVFMVPLENLGKKSYVDIGTAALKGLGVNAKVDHVNIIPSGAHPGVDKPHVHFELVLVSLEQEKKVLEGDPY, encoded by the coding sequence ATGAAACGTTGGATCAGCGTTATAGCAGCAGTAGCCGCCCTTAGTATCGGCGCGGTATTAGCACAAAACGTGATGAAGGCCCCTCCTATGGCGCCTTATGTCAACGTGAGCGAGGCGCTCAAGGGGGCGCTGCCTAACTTTATCCCTGGGCTGGGTACCCTCTACGTAGACGCCAAGAACCTGCCCGAAGGCCCTTTCCTGGCTTACGACAAGTCAGGGCGGCTGGTGAAGGTGGTATTCATGGTTCCCCTGGAGAACCTGGGCAAAAAGAGCTACGTGGATATCGGCACCGCCGCGCTTAAAGGGCTGGGTGTGAACGCCAAGGTAGACCACGTCAACATCATCCCTTCTGGTGCCCACCCCGGTGTAGATAAGCCTCATGTGCACTTTGAGTTGGTGCTGGTGAGCCTCGAGCAAGAGAAAAAGGTTCTCGAGGGCGACCCTTACTAA
- the cysK gene encoding cysteine synthase A codes for MFVEHVIGKTPMVRLHRVAEPGMAEVWVKLEGTNPGGSIKDRAAWYMIKDAEARGILQPGSGQVIVEPTSGNTGIGLAMVAASRGYRLILCMPAQMSEERKRTLRAYGAELVLTDPARRMLAAREKAQEIVQETGGFMPDQFANPANIQAHYETTAPEIYQAMEGKIDAFVYGSGTGGTIMGVGRYLRERIPGVQVIACEPARSNVLSGGQMGQHQFQGMGPGFIPPNLDVKMLDRVIQVWEEEAFPLARRLAREEGLFLGMSSGGIVWAALQVARELGPGKRVVCISPDSGAKYLSTALYAE; via the coding sequence ATGTTTGTCGAGCATGTCATCGGCAAAACCCCGATGGTCCGGTTACACCGGGTGGCAGAACCGGGGATGGCTGAGGTCTGGGTAAAACTCGAGGGCACCAACCCTGGCGGGTCCATCAAAGACCGGGCAGCCTGGTACATGATCAAAGACGCCGAGGCGCGGGGGATCCTCCAGCCAGGGTCAGGCCAGGTGATCGTAGAGCCCACCAGCGGCAACACCGGCATCGGCCTGGCCATGGTCGCAGCTAGCCGAGGCTACCGGCTTATCCTGTGCATGCCTGCGCAGATGTCGGAGGAACGCAAACGCACCCTGCGGGCTTACGGGGCTGAACTGGTGCTCACCGACCCGGCACGGCGCATGTTGGCCGCGCGCGAAAAGGCCCAGGAGATTGTCCAGGAGACCGGAGGCTTCATGCCCGATCAGTTCGCTAACCCGGCTAACATCCAGGCCCACTACGAGACCACCGCTCCCGAGATCTACCAAGCCATGGAGGGAAAGATCGATGCGTTCGTCTATGGCTCAGGTACCGGAGGAACCATCATGGGGGTGGGCCGCTACCTGCGCGAGCGCATCCCGGGCGTGCAGGTCATTGCCTGCGAGCCCGCCCGTTCTAACGTGCTCTCGGGCGGTCAAATGGGCCAGCACCAGTTCCAGGGAATGGGGCCAGGCTTCATCCCTCCGAACCTAGACGTGAAGATGCTCGACCGGGTGATCCAGGTCTGGGAGGAGGAAGCCTTTCCACTGGCCCGCCGCCTCGCCCGCGAGGAAGGGCTTTTTTTGGGCATGAGCAGCGGGGGCATCGTCTGGGCTGCCTTGCAGGTAGCGCGTGAGCTAGGCCCAGGTAAGCGGGTGGTCTGCATCAGCCCCGACTCGGGGGCTAAGTACCTCTCTACCGCTTTGTACGCGGAATAA
- a CDS encoding FKBP-type peptidyl-prolyl cis-trans isomerase gives MKVTQDAVVSIRYTLTVDGQVLDQGDLDYLHGHGNIIQGLEEALEGKQAGDSMSVVIPPEKAYGERNEEGVMVVPLQAFPQDSEVQPGMQFYAEGQDGRPLPITVLEVNGDEVTVDSNHPLAGETLNFAVEVTGVRPASQEELDHGHVHGPGGHNH, from the coding sequence ATGAAAGTAACCCAAGATGCAGTGGTTTCGATTCGCTATACCCTGACCGTGGACGGTCAGGTGCTCGACCAGGGAGACCTGGACTACCTCCACGGGCACGGCAACATTATCCAGGGGCTCGAGGAGGCGCTTGAGGGCAAGCAGGCCGGGGATTCGATGAGCGTGGTGATCCCCCCGGAGAAAGCCTACGGCGAGCGCAACGAGGAGGGGGTCATGGTGGTCCCGCTCCAGGCCTTCCCTCAGGATTCCGAGGTCCAGCCGGGGATGCAGTTTTACGCCGAGGGTCAGGATGGGCGGCCCTTGCCGATCACAGTGCTCGAGGTAAACGGGGACGAGGTCACGGTGGACTCCAACCACCCCCTGGCCGGGGAGACCCTCAATTTCGCCGTGGAGGTGACCGGGGTGCGCCCCGCTAGCCAGGAGGAACTCGATCACGGGCACGTTCACGGCCCCGGTGGGCATAACCACTAA
- a CDS encoding Ig-like domain-containing protein, giving the protein MWAALVLIATACNQQARPNTDDQTSPTITLENPVGGTAVSLSLTVQGTATDDQAVTRVTYQLGGSLEQNVPITPAARVPFSFNVQLQTGQNVIVVNAYDAAGNIGSATLSITYGTTGGTQDTLRPDISILSPTPGSTVNSSSVSVQGKAKDNLAVTRIAYQLNGKAEQNISFTPGASVDFTATVSGLLPGSNTIIFNAYDAAGNKDSASTRVVYSGSSPSPTPSPAPTPTPTPTGTAQPALVKAYWINKVLNATQTQVSTQYMQYRPRQFNAGLSLIVDPAPQQEPDFKLDDPGVYKGWDALIMPANGSYVAYTSSDNMLELYLNREARVGLVWYGSPTDRPSWMSDWTPGSTVQAGGKTYTVFLKNLPAGRNLLRGIDRKAGRVYTVLLAEKDSKPSSPPPVPAGLEVPKPNTACPDWVHDQYMVKGFDGKMYRTWHPQIDPVYWCYFGHEHGSDPSQLPGLKAAMDRGDLRAAFGYVSTKAGKDEPHTGFKLFAYDDRQGHDWLIQFHIGTGGRGRLCTRYHEYNLWVVDHSSGELLAELHYMTDTGPALDASATGTPDDPSKANTTRYKPEGCPDNLSIPMTGENGRRRIPRIDRNGYETWQPSLPSTLGLFGGRGYNTDNPQTRCSASYDAQGNPTCDQMVRSPSDYDWGENRWFIIADGATTGFGIDASKALATGVFYTDPYGQRLLPSSDPTAVRQYIKPGLFVRHLTEDRWIPYDGWWVQYKPVPSGAVNFESHNLEHSLQVPN; this is encoded by the coding sequence GTGTGGGCGGCCCTAGTGCTTATAGCGACTGCCTGTAACCAGCAAGCCCGACCCAACACCGATGACCAGACCAGCCCCACCATCACCCTGGAGAACCCGGTAGGAGGAACCGCCGTTAGCCTCAGCCTCACCGTCCAGGGCACCGCTACCGACGATCAGGCCGTAACCCGGGTCACCTATCAGCTGGGTGGCAGCCTCGAGCAAAACGTGCCCATCACCCCCGCCGCCAGAGTGCCCTTCAGCTTCAATGTGCAGCTCCAAACCGGCCAGAACGTCATCGTCGTCAACGCCTATGACGCCGCCGGCAACATCGGCAGCGCTACGCTCTCTATCACCTATGGCACTACAGGAGGTACCCAAGATACCCTCCGCCCCGATATCTCCATCCTCAGCCCCACCCCGGGTAGCACGGTGAATAGCTCGAGTGTGAGCGTGCAAGGTAAAGCTAAGGACAACCTCGCAGTCACCCGCATCGCTTACCAGCTCAACGGGAAAGCCGAGCAGAACATCTCCTTCACCCCTGGAGCTAGTGTCGACTTCACCGCTACCGTCAGCGGTCTACTCCCCGGCAGCAACACCATCATCTTCAACGCCTACGATGCCGCCGGTAACAAAGACTCCGCTTCTACCCGCGTCGTTTACTCGGGCTCCTCGCCCAGCCCAACGCCCAGCCCGGCCCCTACCCCTACCCCGACCCCTACCGGTACGGCGCAACCGGCTCTGGTCAAGGCGTACTGGATCAACAAGGTCCTGAATGCCACCCAGACCCAGGTCTCGACCCAATACATGCAGTACCGCCCGCGCCAATTCAACGCTGGCCTCTCCCTGATCGTGGACCCGGCCCCTCAACAAGAGCCCGATTTCAAGCTCGATGACCCTGGGGTCTACAAGGGCTGGGATGCGCTGATCATGCCAGCCAACGGTAGCTACGTAGCCTACACCAGCTCGGATAACATGCTCGAGCTCTACCTAAACCGCGAGGCCCGGGTGGGGCTGGTCTGGTACGGCAGCCCCACCGACCGGCCGTCCTGGATGAGCGATTGGACTCCGGGTTCTACGGTCCAAGCCGGCGGCAAGACCTACACCGTTTTCCTGAAGAATCTTCCGGCAGGCCGGAACCTGTTGCGAGGGATCGACCGTAAGGCCGGTAGAGTGTATACCGTGCTGCTGGCGGAGAAGGACAGCAAACCCTCCAGCCCCCCGCCGGTTCCCGCCGGGCTCGAGGTGCCCAAACCCAACACCGCCTGTCCCGATTGGGTGCACGACCAGTACATGGTCAAGGGCTTCGATGGGAAGATGTACCGCACCTGGCACCCCCAGATTGACCCGGTCTACTGGTGTTACTTCGGCCACGAACACGGCTCCGACCCGTCGCAGTTGCCGGGTCTAAAGGCGGCTATGGACCGGGGTGACCTACGTGCAGCCTTCGGGTATGTGAGCACCAAGGCTGGTAAGGACGAGCCCCACACCGGCTTCAAGCTCTTCGCTTACGACGACCGCCAAGGACACGACTGGCTGATCCAGTTCCATATCGGCACCGGAGGCCGGGGGCGGCTGTGCACCCGCTATCACGAGTACAACCTCTGGGTAGTCGATCACAGCTCCGGTGAGTTGCTGGCGGAGCTACATTACATGACCGACACCGGCCCGGCCTTGGACGCTAGCGCCACCGGAACCCCGGACGACCCGAGCAAAGCCAACACCACCCGTTACAAACCCGAAGGGTGCCCGGACAATCTCAGCATCCCCATGACGGGCGAGAACGGCCGCCGCCGGATTCCCCGCATAGACCGCAACGGCTACGAGACCTGGCAGCCCAGCCTGCCCTCCACCTTGGGCCTCTTCGGCGGGCGCGGCTACAATACCGACAACCCCCAGACCCGCTGCTCTGCTTCCTACGACGCCCAGGGCAACCCCACCTGCGACCAGATGGTGCGTAGCCCCTCCGACTACGACTGGGGAGAAAACCGCTGGTTCATCATCGCGGACGGGGCCACCACCGGGTTTGGCATCGATGCCAGCAAAGCCCTAGCCACCGGGGTCTTTTACACCGATCCATACGGTCAACGCCTCCTCCCCTCCAGCGATCCCACAGCGGTACGCCAGTACATCAAGCCGGGGCTCTTCGTACGCCACCTTACCGAGGATCGCTGGATTCCTTACGATGGCTGGTGGGTGCAGTACAAACCAGTTCCATCGGGTGCGGTGAACTTCGAAAGCCACAACCTCGAGCACTCCCTGCAAGTCCCTAACTAA